Genomic DNA from Fundidesulfovibrio soli:
CTTCGAGGTGATCCTGCTGCCCGACGCCCCCATGCCCGAGGACGAGGTCAAGGGCGTCTACGCGCACCCCTCCGTGACCATCCTGCCCACCGGCGCGGTGAGCCCGGCCATCAAGCGCGACATGGGCGCGGAGGCCGCCAAGGGGACGTATCTGGCCTTCATCGACGACGACGCCTATCCCGACTCCACCTGGCTCACCGTAGCCCTGCTGGCCTTCGAGCGCGAACCGGACGTGGTGGCCGTGGGCGGCCCCGCGCAGACCCCGCCCTCCGACCCTTTCTGGGCCAGGGCCTCGGGCGCGGTGTTCCTCTCCCGGCTTTCTGGCGGCTTCCCGCAGCGCTACCTGCCCCTGCCCCCGCGCCGCGACGTGGAGGACTGGCCCACCGTGAACCTCATGGTGCGCCGCGAGGCCTTTTTGGCCGTGGGCGGCTTCGACAATGAATTCTGGCCCGGCGAAGACACCAAGCTCTGCATGGACCTGACCCAGCGCGCCGGCGGGCGCATCCTGTACCTGCCGGAGATGCTCGTGTGGCACCACCGTCGCTCCGGGCTGTGCAAGCACCTCAAGCAGATCGGCAACTACGGCGCGCACCGCGGCTTCTTCGCCCGCAACTTCCCGGGCAACTCCAGGCGGCTGGCCTACTTCCTCCCTTCGCTGTGGCTGCTCTTCCTGGCGCTCGGCTTCGTCATGCTGCCCGACTGCCTGTATGCGCTGGGCATCAAAGTGTATCTGTTCACCCAGTTCATCGCCGTGCTGGACATCCTGCGCCGCGAGCCCCTGGACGTGACCCTGGCTTCCATACCCTACATCCTGCTCACGCACCTCTGGTACGGCTGGCGCTTCCTGCGCGGCTGGTTCACCAAGGACCTCAAGAGCACCCTCGGCAGATAAATGAAAGTATCCGTCTCCTATCCGCCTCTCGAATCGAGCAAGGGCGTGGCCCTTTTGTCCCAGAACCGCCAGTTCCAGTGGTTCACCAACCCCACCTACATCTATCCCATGGTGCCCTCCTACGCGGCCAGCCTCTGCCAGGCGCGCGGGCACCAGGTGTTCTGGGACGACGGCATCGCCGAGGAGATGACCTACGCCGACTGGCTGGCCCGCATCACCCGCGAG
This window encodes:
- a CDS encoding glycosyltransferase, translating into MPETLFSIIIPFKEPGVLVEECLSHIFELREQRFEVILLPDAPMPEDEVKGVYAHPSVTILPTGAVSPAIKRDMGAEAAKGTYLAFIDDDAYPDSTWLTVALLAFEREPDVVAVGGPAQTPPSDPFWARASGAVFLSRLSGGFPQRYLPLPPRRDVEDWPTVNLMVRREAFLAVGGFDNEFWPGEDTKLCMDLTQRAGGRILYLPEMLVWHHRRSGLCKHLKQIGNYGAHRGFFARNFPGNSRRLAYFLPSLWLLFLALGFVMLPDCLYALGIKVYLFTQFIAVLDILRREPLDVTLASIPYILLTHLWYGWRFLRGWFTKDLKSTLGR